A DNA window from Bradyrhizobium sp. CCBAU 53421 contains the following coding sequences:
- a CDS encoding type II secretion system F family protein: MIDILIAKLHDVRFMTMLLAFFAASATVYTLVMPLLAGGDLNKRMKAVASERERLRQRERERLSKTEKVALRQTPKQVVSRVVDDLNLTKWLAQEAALEKLVMAGYRGHAPYVTFLFARAVTPIVLLLGAIIYTFFIAGANWSLTLKIGICVGAAYAGLQAPMLFLKNAISKRQLQIKRAFPDSLDLLLICIESGMSVEVAFRKVANEIAGQSIALSEEFALTTAELSYLQDRKSAYENLARRTGLEGVKSVCMALQQSERYGTPLGQSLRVMAQENRDMRMNEAEKKAAALPPKLTVPMILFFLPCLFIVILGPSYIKIATMH, translated from the coding sequence ATGATTGATATTCTGATCGCCAAGCTCCACGACGTCAGGTTCATGACCATGCTGCTTGCCTTTTTCGCGGCAAGCGCGACGGTCTACACGCTGGTGATGCCGCTGCTCGCCGGCGGCGACCTCAACAAGCGCATGAAGGCCGTCGCCAGCGAGCGCGAGCGCCTCCGGCAGCGCGAGCGCGAACGTCTCTCCAAGACCGAGAAGGTGGCGCTGCGGCAGACCCCGAAGCAGGTCGTCTCCAGGGTGGTGGACGATCTCAACCTCACGAAATGGCTCGCCCAGGAAGCGGCGCTCGAGAAGCTCGTGATGGCGGGCTATCGCGGCCACGCGCCCTACGTCACCTTCCTGTTCGCCCGCGCCGTGACACCGATCGTGCTGCTGCTCGGCGCCATCATCTATACGTTCTTCATCGCCGGCGCGAACTGGTCGCTCACGCTCAAGATCGGCATTTGCGTCGGTGCGGCCTATGCCGGCCTCCAGGCGCCGATGCTGTTCCTGAAGAACGCGATCTCCAAGCGCCAACTCCAGATCAAGCGCGCCTTCCCTGATTCGCTCGACCTGCTGCTGATCTGCATCGAGTCGGGCATGTCGGTCGAGGTCGCGTTCCGGAAGGTGGCCAACGAGATCGCCGGCCAGTCGATCGCGCTGTCGGAAGAGTTCGCCCTGACGACCGCCGAGCTGTCCTATTTGCAGGACCGCAAGTCCGCCTACGAGAACCTGGCGCGCCGCACCGGGCTCGAAGGCGTGAAATCGGTCTGCATGGCCTTGCAGCAATCCGAACGCTACGGCACCCCGCTCGGCCAGAGCCTGCGCGTGATGGCGCAGGAAAATCGCGATATGCGGATGAACGAGGCCGAGAAGAAGGCGGCGGCACTGCCGCCCAAGCTGACCGTGCCGATGATCCTGTTCTTCCTGCCCTGCCTGTTCATCGTGATCCTCGGGCCGTCCTACATCAAGATCGCCACGATGCATTGA
- a CDS encoding type II secretion system F family protein, producing the protein MQTQTLALAFLAATTVGGIAWVFLYPYLSGEKKAESRRASVARSEPSTTRSTDRTQRSRREQVEGSLKELEARRQKDKKVPLGLRISQAGLEWSEQKFWMISGGLGLFGFAVAFMVGGGLLGAAGIGFAMGLGLPRWLLGFLKKRREKAFLKSLPDAVDVIVRGIKAGLPLFESLKAVVNDAPEPLRSEFLAIIETQAIGMPLGEACARLYERMPLPEANFFGIVIAIQQKSGGNLSEALGNLSRVLRDRKKMAEKIQAMSMEAKASAAIIGSLPPIVMILVFLTTPDYIALLWTNSMGQLMLVGCALWMTCGVLVMKKMINFDF; encoded by the coding sequence ATGCAGACGCAAACCCTCGCCCTGGCCTTCCTCGCCGCCACCACCGTGGGCGGCATCGCCTGGGTCTTCCTCTATCCCTACCTCTCGGGAGAGAAGAAGGCCGAGTCGCGCCGCGCATCGGTGGCGCGCAGCGAACCGTCGACGACGCGAAGCACCGACCGCACCCAGCGCTCCCGCCGCGAGCAGGTCGAAGGATCGCTGAAGGAGCTCGAGGCACGGCGGCAGAAGGACAAGAAAGTCCCGCTCGGCCTGCGCATCTCGCAGGCCGGACTGGAGTGGTCCGAGCAGAAATTCTGGATGATCTCCGGCGGGCTCGGCCTGTTCGGGTTCGCCGTGGCGTTCATGGTCGGCGGAGGCCTGCTCGGTGCCGCCGGCATCGGCTTTGCCATGGGTCTCGGCCTGCCGCGCTGGCTGCTCGGCTTCCTGAAGAAGCGGCGGGAAAAGGCCTTCCTGAAGTCGCTGCCCGACGCCGTCGACGTCATCGTGCGCGGCATCAAGGCCGGCCTGCCGCTGTTCGAATCGCTCAAGGCGGTCGTCAACGACGCACCCGAGCCGCTGCGCAGCGAGTTTCTTGCGATCATCGAGACCCAGGCGATCGGCATGCCGCTCGGCGAGGCCTGCGCGCGGCTCTACGAACGCATGCCGCTGCCGGAGGCGAATTTCTTCGGCATCGTGATCGCGATCCAGCAGAAGTCCGGCGGCAATCTGTCGGAAGCGCTCGGCAACCTGTCGCGGGTGCTGCGCGACCGCAAGAAGATGGCCGAGAAGATCCAGGCGATGTCGATGGAAGCGAAGGCTTCCGCCGCGATCATCGGCTCGCTGCCGCCGATCGTGATGATCCTCGTGTTCCTCACGACGCCGGACTACATCGCCCTGCTGTGGACCAACTCGATGGGCCAGCTCATGCTGGTTGGCTGCGCCCTCTGGATGACCTGCGGCGTGCTGGTGATGAAGAAGATGATCAACTTCGATTTCTGA